AGTGGTGGCAAATCTGCTGTATGGAAGATGGTTCGCCGGCCTGGGTTTTCGCTCAATATATCCTCGCGCCTGAAGCCACGCCAACGCCTGCGCCTTAGGCGCTGCGCAGGTGGGCAAGGAAACAAGTAGACAAGGAAACAAGGAAACAAGTAGACAAGGAAACAAGTAGACAAGTAGACAAGGAAACAAGGAAACAAGGAAACAAGTAGACAAGGAAACAAGGAAACAAGTAGACAAGGAAACAAGGAAACAAGGAAACAAGGAAACAAGGAAACAAGGAAACAAGGAAACAAGGAAACAAGGAAACAAGGAAACAAGGAAACAAGTAGACAAGTAGACAAGGAAACAAGGAAACAAGGAAACATGATCGTTGGCACACCAGCAATGATGAGAATGCGGATGCGGTGGACACCAGCACGTCCCCGGCCTTTCAGGGGTCTTTCAGACAGGCCACCTGGCTGCGTCACTTCCACTGTCATCCTCGCGAACGCGCGGACGCGGGAGTTCAGGAGTCAATGCCGCGCAGGGCAGCAGGCGCGGAAAAACAAGGATGGAACAGGGTGGTAACGCTCAGTAAGAAGGTTTGTTTGCTCGGCGATTTTGCCGTAGGCAAGACCAGCCTCGTCAGAAGATTCGTTCATGATACTTTTGACGACAAGTATATCAGTACGATCGGTGTTAAAGTCAGCCGCAAGACAGTTGCGGTGCGCGGCGAAACCGGTGTGGCCGAGGTTACGATGATGCTGTGGGATCTGGCTGGTAGCCAGGAATTCATCCGGGTCCAGAATAGCTATTTGCGAGGGGCATCGGGTGCCCTTCTGGTGGCTGATCTCTCCCGACCGGAGACGTTTGCCAGTTTGATTTCCTATGCCGGTACGCTGCGCGACTTGAATTCGGAGATTTCTCTCGTGATCCTCGCTAACAAGCTTGATCTCCTGGTTTCCGTAAACAATGGCGCTGACCTTGGTATCGAGGACGAACTGGAGCAAGTCGCAAGCGATTTGAATGCCCCCTTGTTTTTCACCAGTGCACTCACGGGTGAAAGAGTCGAGAATGCGTTCAGGTCTCTGGCGCAGGCATTGGTGATCACGCGATGAGGCGCTTGTCATGATTTCCGAGGCATTGGAATGCATATTTCGCGACCGGCAAATCGCCTACGTGGTTACCGATCGGCAGTTGAAAGTCCTGGAGGTGTTCGGTTCTGACGACCTCTTTGGCGTGGCCGAATCTTTCACAGCAGGTACCTCCCTTTTTCATCTGGTACCCGACCTGGAAGGTAACGAAGAGCCGCTGCAGGAGATACTGGCCGGGCAACTGGACCGGTTGCAGCTCGATTGGGTCAGCGCCAGCGGATCTGCGGGGGAACAGCGTTACCTTCGTGTGATCCTGCTGCCGGTCTGCAATGGGATGGAAAGTGTGACCGGGTTGATCTGTGTCGGCGAGGATGTAACCGAATTGGGTGTGGCCCACCAACATCTCACGCAGAAACACAATGATCTTCTTCTGGCCCAACGTGAAGTGGCGAAAATTAACCTGGACTTAATGGCGGCAAATGCCGATCTGCGCAGGCTTTCGCAGACGACATCGAGCTTTGTGACGGTGGCTGCTCATGAGCTACGGACCCCTCTTTCCACCATCAAGGGCTATTCCGATCTTCTTTTACAGGGCCTATCAGGTGATCTGGCCGGGCAGCAGCAGGAAAGTCTCGAAA
The Chloroflexota bacterium DNA segment above includes these coding regions:
- a CDS encoding Rab family GTPase; amino-acid sequence: MVTLSKKVCLLGDFAVGKTSLVRRFVHDTFDDKYISTIGVKVSRKTVAVRGETGVAEVTMMLWDLAGSQEFIRVQNSYLRGASGALLVADLSRPETFASLISYAGTLRDLNSEISLVILANKLDLLVSVNNGADLGIEDELEQVASDLNAPLFFTSALTGERVENAFRSLAQALVITR